In the Ictalurus punctatus breed USDA103 chromosome 7, Coco_2.0, whole genome shotgun sequence genome, one interval contains:
- the LOC108267556 gene encoding calpain-5 isoform X1, translating to MMPERVCLFHGQNYHKLKRACLRHGALFQDPHFPACTQSLFYKRTPPPGLTWKRPRELCKDPRLFVDGISTRDLHQGSLGNCWMVAATSCLATEPSLWKKVIPDHMEQEWNPKRPHLYAGIFHFRFWRLGQWMDVVVDDRLPVSEDGTLLFCRSATPREFWSALLEKAYAKLNGCYEALEGGNTAEALVDFTGGVSEPLCLDGETLSQHGDQRRVLFQMLARAHSCKALITCSIRPAEGEQVESVLECGLVKGHAYGVTALRKIRVGENLLPVCGTSRLYMVRMRNPWGTADWTGAWSQGSQEWQQVGRCEREKMGLIVRDVGEFWMEFEDFCHYFTDMVVCRLVERCLFWHLGHWRETHCSGEWTHAPLDSTRPTASRSSNSQKVSSGSQWSRPTTAPRGNRKEERLSERQLHERRDHTVKEKKAKGEQKAGLTQRGNRTTKENEDAFQGKEEGVVEESWEREMDRRSRCGGCINHRKTFLHNPQPHKCHTFTSAPRYSLLQFMFELGGEGDEVLICLQQEDRRMKRREGAGENLPIGFEVLRVEVNRVSRVQCFSEQAASSVYMDSRSITLRVTLDPGRYALVPTTFQPGVPGRFLLRLFSHTHVKLRELKEELPAPSLWQCCVPQPCAVVTVYLHRASTVSKPKHPAPDVYAVIRCEDVTVRTRVFKKDGSPEFNTKAIFYRRKPKRNICIELWGRGLLFDSFLGRAHLQTGATERGRTRVIELQGGQSRGCIYVETSTSQCLTDL from the exons AT GATGCCAGAGAGAGTTTGTCTGTTTCATGGTCAGAACTATCACAAGCTGAAGCGAGCATGTTTGAGGCATGGAGCACTTTTTCAAGACCCACACTTCCCTGCCTGTACTCAGTCATTGTTCTACAAGAGAACACCACCTCCAGGACTCACATGGAAAAGACCACGG GAACTGTGTAAAGATCCAAGACTTTTCGTAGATGGAATCAGTACCAGAGATCTGCACCAGGGAAGTCTGGGTAACTGCTGGATGGTGGCAGCTACTTCCTGTCTTGCAACAGAGCCATCACTTTGGAAGAAA GTCATCCCAGATCACATGGAGCAGGAGTGGAACCCCAAGCGCCCACACCTGTATGCAGGAATTTTTCACTTCCGCTTCTGGCGATTGGGTCAGTGgatggatgtggtggtggatgaCCGCTTACCGGTCAGTGAGGATGGAACTCTGCTCTTCTGTCGCTCAGCCACACCACGGGAGTTTTGGAGTGCCCTGCTGGAGAAAGCTTATGCCAA GCTCAATGGCTGTTATGAAGCCTTAGAGGGAGGAAACACTGCAGAAGCTCTGGTAGATTTCACTGGAGGAGTATCTGAACCACTGTGTTTGGATGGAGAGACACTGAGCCAGCATGGTGACCaaaggagggtgctgttccagatgCTAGCCAGAGCACACAGCTGTAAAGCTCTCATCACATGCTCCAtacgg CCAGCAGAAGGAGAGCAGGTTGAGTCTGTGCTGGAATGTGGTTTAGTGAAGGGTCACGCGTATGGTGTAACTGCACTTAGGAAGATCCGTGTTGGGGAAAATCTGTTACCTGTTTGTGGAACATCCCGGCTGTACATGGTGCGCATGAGGAACCCATGGGGCACAGCGGACTGGACAGGGGCCTGGAGCCAGGG GTCACAGGAATGGCAGCAGGTGGGccgctgtgagagagagaagatgggGCTGATTGTCAGAGATGTGGGCGAATTTTG GATGGAGTTTGAGGACTTCTGCCACTACTTCACAGATATGGTGGTGTGCAGGCTGGTGGAACGATGCCTGTTCTGGCATTTGGGTCACTGGAGAGAAACGCATTGTTCTGGAGAGTGGACTCATGCTCCTCTAGACTCAACAAGGCCGACTGCTTCTCGATCCTCCAACAGCCAGAAGGTCTCCTCAGGTTCCCAGTGGTCTCGTCCAACTACTGCCCCAAGAGGAAATAGGAAAGAAGAAAGGCTGAGTGAAAGGCAGCTGCATGAGAGGAGGGACCACACAGTGAAAGAGAAGAAAGCTAAAGGTGAACAGAAAGCTGGGCTAACACAAAGAGGAAACAGGACAACAAAGGAAAATGAAGATGCGTTTCAGGGAAAGGAGGAAGGAGTGGTGGAGGAAAgttgggagagagagatggacaggaGAAGTAGGTGTGGGGGATGTATTAACCACAGAAAGACATTTCTTCATAATCCTCAG CCACATAAGTGCCACACTTTCACTTCTGCTCCACGATATTCTCTCCTTCAGTTCATGTTTGAGTTGGGAGGAGAGGGGGATGAGGTGCTCATATGCCTGCAGCAAGAGGACAGAAGGATGAAACGGAGGGAAGGAGCAGGTGAAAATCTTCCAATCGGCTTTGAGGTGTTGAGG GTCGAGGTGAACCGTGTGAGTAGGGTGCAGTGTTTTTCTGAGCAGGCAGCCAGTTCAGTCTACATGGACTCACGTAGTATTACCCTGCGTGTAACCCTTGACCCTGGGCGCTATGCCCTCGTACCCACCACCTTCCAGCCTGGGGTTCCTGGCCGCTTCCTTCTCCGCCTCTTCTCACACACCCATGTGAAACTCAG ggaGCTGAAAGAGGAGTTGCCTGCTCCCTCTCTGTGGCAGTGTTGTGTGCCTCAGCCATGTGCTGTTGTTACAGTGTACCTTCACAGAGCCTCCACAGTCAGCAAGCCCAAACATCCAG CTCCAGATGTATATGCCGTCATTAGGTGCGAGGATGTCACTGTAAGGACACGGGTATTTAAAAAAGATGGAAGTCCTGAATTTAACACTAAAGCCATTTTCTACAGGAGGAAACCTAAGAGGAATATCTGCATAGAG CTATGGGGAAGAGGTTTGCTATTTGACTCCTTCCTGGGAAGAGCTCATCTCCAAACAGGGGCCACTGAACGAGGACGGACCAGAGTGATTGAACTGCAAGGTGGTCAGTCTCGCGGCTGCATCTATGTAGAGACTTCAACCAGTCAGTGCCTGACAGACTTATGA
- the LOC108267556 gene encoding calpain-5 isoform X2: protein MMPERVCLFHGQNYHKLKRACLRHGALFQDPHFPACTQSLFYKRTPPPGLTWKRPRELCKDPRLFVDGISTRDLHQGSLGNCWMVAATSCLATEPSLWKKVIPDHMEQEWNPKRPHLYAGIFHFRFWRLGQWMDVVVDDRLPVSEDGTLLFCRSATPREFWSALLEKAYAKLNGCYEALEGGNTAEALVDFTGGVSEPLCLDGETLSQHGDQRRVLFQMLARAHSCKALITCSIRPAEGEQVESVLECGLVKGHAYGVTALRKIRVGENLLPVCGTSRLYMVRMRNPWGTADWTGAWSQGSQEWQQVGRCEREKMGLIVRDVGEFWMEFEDFCHYFTDMVVCRLVERCLFWHLGHWRETHCSGEWTHAPLDSTRPTASRSSNSQKVSSGSQWSRPTTAPRGNRKEERLSERQLHERRDHTVKEKKAKGEQKAGLTQRGNRTTKENEDAFQGKEEGVVEESWEREMDRRSRCGGCINHRKTFLHNPQFMFELGGEGDEVLICLQQEDRRMKRREGAGENLPIGFEVLRVEVNRVSRVQCFSEQAASSVYMDSRSITLRVTLDPGRYALVPTTFQPGVPGRFLLRLFSHTHVKLRELKEELPAPSLWQCCVPQPCAVVTVYLHRASTVSKPKHPAPDVYAVIRCEDVTVRTRVFKKDGSPEFNTKAIFYRRKPKRNICIELWGRGLLFDSFLGRAHLQTGATERGRTRVIELQGGQSRGCIYVETSTSQCLTDL, encoded by the exons AT GATGCCAGAGAGAGTTTGTCTGTTTCATGGTCAGAACTATCACAAGCTGAAGCGAGCATGTTTGAGGCATGGAGCACTTTTTCAAGACCCACACTTCCCTGCCTGTACTCAGTCATTGTTCTACAAGAGAACACCACCTCCAGGACTCACATGGAAAAGACCACGG GAACTGTGTAAAGATCCAAGACTTTTCGTAGATGGAATCAGTACCAGAGATCTGCACCAGGGAAGTCTGGGTAACTGCTGGATGGTGGCAGCTACTTCCTGTCTTGCAACAGAGCCATCACTTTGGAAGAAA GTCATCCCAGATCACATGGAGCAGGAGTGGAACCCCAAGCGCCCACACCTGTATGCAGGAATTTTTCACTTCCGCTTCTGGCGATTGGGTCAGTGgatggatgtggtggtggatgaCCGCTTACCGGTCAGTGAGGATGGAACTCTGCTCTTCTGTCGCTCAGCCACACCACGGGAGTTTTGGAGTGCCCTGCTGGAGAAAGCTTATGCCAA GCTCAATGGCTGTTATGAAGCCTTAGAGGGAGGAAACACTGCAGAAGCTCTGGTAGATTTCACTGGAGGAGTATCTGAACCACTGTGTTTGGATGGAGAGACACTGAGCCAGCATGGTGACCaaaggagggtgctgttccagatgCTAGCCAGAGCACACAGCTGTAAAGCTCTCATCACATGCTCCAtacgg CCAGCAGAAGGAGAGCAGGTTGAGTCTGTGCTGGAATGTGGTTTAGTGAAGGGTCACGCGTATGGTGTAACTGCACTTAGGAAGATCCGTGTTGGGGAAAATCTGTTACCTGTTTGTGGAACATCCCGGCTGTACATGGTGCGCATGAGGAACCCATGGGGCACAGCGGACTGGACAGGGGCCTGGAGCCAGGG GTCACAGGAATGGCAGCAGGTGGGccgctgtgagagagagaagatgggGCTGATTGTCAGAGATGTGGGCGAATTTTG GATGGAGTTTGAGGACTTCTGCCACTACTTCACAGATATGGTGGTGTGCAGGCTGGTGGAACGATGCCTGTTCTGGCATTTGGGTCACTGGAGAGAAACGCATTGTTCTGGAGAGTGGACTCATGCTCCTCTAGACTCAACAAGGCCGACTGCTTCTCGATCCTCCAACAGCCAGAAGGTCTCCTCAGGTTCCCAGTGGTCTCGTCCAACTACTGCCCCAAGAGGAAATAGGAAAGAAGAAAGGCTGAGTGAAAGGCAGCTGCATGAGAGGAGGGACCACACAGTGAAAGAGAAGAAAGCTAAAGGTGAACAGAAAGCTGGGCTAACACAAAGAGGAAACAGGACAACAAAGGAAAATGAAGATGCGTTTCAGGGAAAGGAGGAAGGAGTGGTGGAGGAAAgttgggagagagagatggacaggaGAAGTAGGTGTGGGGGATGTATTAACCACAGAAAGACATTTCTTCATAATCCTCAG TTCATGTTTGAGTTGGGAGGAGAGGGGGATGAGGTGCTCATATGCCTGCAGCAAGAGGACAGAAGGATGAAACGGAGGGAAGGAGCAGGTGAAAATCTTCCAATCGGCTTTGAGGTGTTGAGG GTCGAGGTGAACCGTGTGAGTAGGGTGCAGTGTTTTTCTGAGCAGGCAGCCAGTTCAGTCTACATGGACTCACGTAGTATTACCCTGCGTGTAACCCTTGACCCTGGGCGCTATGCCCTCGTACCCACCACCTTCCAGCCTGGGGTTCCTGGCCGCTTCCTTCTCCGCCTCTTCTCACACACCCATGTGAAACTCAG ggaGCTGAAAGAGGAGTTGCCTGCTCCCTCTCTGTGGCAGTGTTGTGTGCCTCAGCCATGTGCTGTTGTTACAGTGTACCTTCACAGAGCCTCCACAGTCAGCAAGCCCAAACATCCAG CTCCAGATGTATATGCCGTCATTAGGTGCGAGGATGTCACTGTAAGGACACGGGTATTTAAAAAAGATGGAAGTCCTGAATTTAACACTAAAGCCATTTTCTACAGGAGGAAACCTAAGAGGAATATCTGCATAGAG CTATGGGGAAGAGGTTTGCTATTTGACTCCTTCCTGGGAAGAGCTCATCTCCAAACAGGGGCCACTGAACGAGGACGGACCAGAGTGATTGAACTGCAAGGTGGTCAGTCTCGCGGCTGCATCTATGTAGAGACTTCAACCAGTCAGTGCCTGACAGACTTATGA